The genomic segment CGGTATCGTCATGTCGCTGGCCCCTTTTATCTCTATGTTCTTTGCCCCGCTGATGGCTCGCTTTTCCGACAGGTTCGGTCGTAAGCCTCTGATGGCGATCTGCCTGGTCATTGCCGCGATCGGCTTTGCCCTGCCGGTTTTTGCTATCGCGGCAGGCTCGATCATCCTGCTGTTTATCGGCAATATGCTCAACAGCCTGGGCTCTGCAAGCCAACCTATGGCCCAGGCCGTCCTGGCAGAGGGCAGTGATGGTAAACACAAGGCCACCCTGATGAGCCTGGTCGCAGTGGTGATGACAGCGGCCATGTCGATCGGTCCTGCCATAGGCAGTAAGCTCACCGAGATCTATGGCGCCACGGCTCCCTTCTATGCCTGCCTGCTATTGGCCCTTGTTAATCTGAGCCTGCTGTGGAGTATTTCATCTGCACCGGTGGCCAGCTCACAGTCTGAGAGTATCTGGTCTCTGACTCGCCCCCTGGCACGGAGTAAATCAGCATTGCTACCAAGCCTTGGCCTGGTGTTTATCTGCCAATTCTGCTGGAGCCTCTATTTTCAGAGTATCGCCTTCATCCTCCCTGAAAAATGGCATCTTGCAGTCAGTGGCAGCTTCTATCAGGGCCTGATGACAGCAATCGGCATCATCATGATCCTATCCCTGCTGTTGCTCCCTCAATACCTGATGACTCGCTGGTCGCTAATCTCATGTCTGAGGGCCGCACTCTGGGTCTGTGGAGTGGGCATGCTGCTGTTAGCTGTGAGCCCAACTCCCTGGCTGCACGCCTTGGCCATGCTGCCCACCGCAATATCGGCAGCGATCCTATTTCCTCTGTATATCACCCGACTTTCGGATTCAGCCTCGCAACAGGATCAGGGGTGGGCCATGGCGCTAGCCAGTGCGGCGATCGGCCTGGCATGGACCTTGAGTGGCTATCTGACGGCTATCTTGGCTAATATATATCTGTTACTGCCGCTTCTATTAGCCGCCCTCGGGCTATTTGCGGCCAACCTGTTAACCCGGGAGTCCAGATGAACCCTAGTGCCAGCTTTATCCAACAACTCTCTTCACTTAGCTGTGCCCCGATCATACCCGCCGAGCTGCAGTTTGGCCCGGCACTGATCCTTGATCTCTCACCCCAGAGCCCGATGTGGCAGCAGCTAGCAGATCCTGCACAGTTCGAAACCTATGTCGCACAGCAGATGCAACAGCAGCAGACACAGCTGTGCATCGGCCGCTACAATGAACAGCGCCTGATCTATCAGGACAAGCCCCAGTTTTCTGACAGCAGTGACAGGACATTGCATATCGGCCTTGATCTGGGAGTCCCTGCCGGCACTGCGGTGATGAGCCCACTGGATGCAGAGGTGCACGGCTTTGCCAGGCACCAGCAAGATGGCGACTATGGGCCGGTAATCATCCTAAAACACAAGTTGCCAGATCTCTGTTTCTATACCCTGTATGGTCACCTCTCCTCCTGCAGCCTTGAAAATATCTCTCGGGGAAAACAGATCCGTGCAGGCGAAAGATTCGCAGCGATTGGGGATCGTCACGAAAACGGCGGCTGGGCCCCTCACCTTCACCTGCAGATTATTCGGGATCTTGAGGATTACCAGGGCGACTATCCCGGAGTCGTCGCTCCGAAAGAAGCTGATTTTTATCTGGCTAACTGCCCGGATCCAAACCTATTGGTCAGGCGTCAGGATCTGTAAGCCTGCTTCCCGGGGAGTAATCCCCGCCCCCGAGTGTCAGCTCGCTCACAGTTTCACAACAACACCTCCGAGTTTCGATAGAAACCACCATTTAGCAAAGCTTTATCTGTTTATCTCTCTTACCATGAACACTGGATAATTTTTCCCCGGGGCAGCTCAGTATGGAGGCCTAGGGGCTCAATGGTTGTGACGATATGGATATTGATATTTTCAGCTGGTGCGCCAATAGAAAGATCCGGGGCTACTGCCGGGCCGTTATCATCTTGACTCTGCTAATCGGGGTTAGCCATAGCTTCCTCTCCCCCCTCAGGAGCCCGGTTCGACTCAGTACAATAGAAGGTTTTTTTTATAGCGACTGGCCCTTTGTTCTGATAGCTGCCGTTGTTGTCAGCCTGGTTACCCTGATTAGTTATATGGTCTATGAAGGAGAGGAATAATTCTGATTTGAGTGCATTCAGCCAGGAAGCAACCCCTGTTATTCATTAAGCTGTGATCGTTCAGATGGGCCAGGCCTCAACAGCCTGCCCCTTTCGATTATGTTTTTATTCGCAAATGCAAAATATATCTAAGCTGACGAATCCAGCGGTCGGCCACCAGAAGCTCATCAACTCCATTTGGAAAGTATTCCGCTTCAAGACCAATATCCCTAAGCAGATATCGATTACCTAAGGGTAATTGAGCTACCCTACCCTGCCGGGCCCTGGATACTCGTTGTGCTCGCCGTAAGTCGGCTCGAACAAAAAAAGCAGCGAGTTGAAGGTAGATTGAATGGCGCATCATATTTCTCCGTTTATATAGATACTTGGGAAATAAGCGGCCAAATAATATGAGATGAGATGATTTTGAAATTTCTCTTAAGGCCGCTATATTCCGCAGCCTTAAAGGATACGGATTAATTAGTCAGAGGTTTTCATCCCCAGGTTTCGAATTGCATAATCGTGTCGAACAGGCTTATGCATATCAAAACTTATGGATACGTAAACGTCATAAGATACAGAAATAGTATTTCTCATTTTACGCCTCCAGAATAACTAACTAATCCAAGTGAAATTAATCTTGTGAACTTAAGCTCACGGTCACATTGTAATCAAACGAGACTATTAATCAACCACTAATTATAAAAAGTACTAGTGGATTGCTTCTATATAGCTCAAAGAGCTCATAAGGAAATAAAATATAATTTTATTTGTTTCTATATGATTGGCTCATATTATTTTTACTTCGAGAAAGTGCCAGATATCAGGAATTAACAACGGAATTGAAAGGCCAGGATCACTGGCCTTAAACAGATAGGCTGTTTATTGAGGACTAAAAAAAGCTCGCTTGAGCGCCAGCTCTATACCCCGCACCTCGGCCAGTCCCTTGAGACGCCCTATCGCAGAGTATCCGGGGTTGGTCTTCTTATGCAGATCATCAAGCATCTGGTGGCCATGATCCGGGCGCATCGGGATCAACCGCACGTCTCCCTTCTGCTGACGCAGCTGCTCCTGCCTGAGTAGCTCCATCACCACCTGATACATATCGACATCTCCGGTCAGGTGCGAGGCCTCATGAAAGCTCCCCGGGGTTTGCTCACGCTGAGTGGAGCGAAGATGGGCAAAATAGATACGATCACCGAAACGGTGGATCATCTCGGGAAGCTCATTGTCCGCTCTTACCCCGTAAGATCCGGTACACATGGTGATACCGTTCGCCGGACTATCGATCTCTTCCAGTAACCAGGCGATATCATCTGCGGTTGAAACGATTCTGGGTAAGCCAAGAATCGGACGGGGTGGATCATCAGGGTGCACCGCCATCCTGACCCCAACCTCCTCACAAACAGGGATGATCTTCGTCAAAAAGGCACGCATATTCTCACGTAGTCTGGCTTTATCGATCCCCTGATAGCGATCCAGCTGGCCCTGAAACTTACTCAAGGTATACCCCTCTTCTGCGCCCGGCAAACCGGCAATAATATTCGCCGTCAGGATCGAAATATCCCTATCGCTCATCTGCTCATAGTAGCTGCGGGCCTGGTCCTGCTCCTGTGAACTATAATCCTGCTCAGCCCCAGGCCGTTTAAGGATATATAGCTCAAAAGCGGCGAAGGCAACCTGATCGAAGCGAAGAGCTCTTGAGCCGTCCGGGAGCTGATATCCAAGGTCGGTACGGGTCCAATCCAGCACCGGCATAAAGTTATAGCAAACCGTATCTATCCCACACTCGGCAAGATTGCGGATGCTCTGCTGGTAATTGGCGATCCATTTAGCCCAGTCACCACTGCGGGTCTTGATCTCCTCGTGTACCGGGACACTTTCGACCACAGACCACACCATCCCCTTGGCTTCAATCAATGCCTTGCGGGCTTTAATCTCATCAAGCGGCCAGATCTCGCCATTGGCGATATGGTGCAGGGCGGTCACTACCCCGGTTGCTCCAGCCTGGCGAATATCATCCAAAGAGACCGGATCATCCGGTCCATACCAACGCCATGTTTGTTCCATATTCCCCTCAAATTACTCGTAATAACTATGATTTATCGGAAAGCCTGACCGGGGAGTCATTAAACAGGAAGCCATCAAAGTCCGGAGCCTCAATATTGGAAAAGCGCATCATATTACGCTTCACATTCTCAAGATGCTGCCACATGGCATGTTTTGCCTTGGCAGGATCCTTACGCTGTAAAGCCTGCAGGATCAGCTCATGCTCCTCGATGGTGTGCCAATAGTCCTTCTCCTCGAAATGATCATGCAAGCGAACCCACATCCGGCTGTCTTCACGCATCTCCCAGAGCTCACGTACCAACTGCTCCAGGACTGTATTCTGGGTTGCCTTGGCAATAAGGATATGGAACTCCCCATCTGCATCGACTGCATCCTGGTAAACACCATCCCTCAGAGCCTGTTTGGCACGCTCAAGCAACTCACGCATCTGGTTGATGTCATTCTTGGTCACCTGGGCGGCAGCAAACTCACTGACATTTGCCTCAAGCAGCTGGCGAGCCTGAAGCATCTCAAAGGGGCCGGGATCAAAGTCACTGCGCTTAACTTTTCCTGATGAAGGCTCCGCCAACACATAGACTCCCGAGCCCTTACGCACTTCAATCAACTGCTCCAGCTCAAGCATAATCAGGGCTTCACGTACCACGGTACGACTGACCCCAAAACGCTCTGCGATATCCCTTTCCGGCGGCAGTCGACTGCCGACCGGATACAGTCCCCTGGCTAACTCCTGATAAAGTTCCAGGCCAATTTGTTGATAGAGCCGTTTAGGCTGTGTCGTCCGTTGTTGCATAGCATCATCTGATCATTTGATCGGGTGGTGGGATGATACAACAGCCCAAGTAGATCTCTCAACAATTGGCATACCAAAATAACCTGAACAGGATCCAACATATCTCCCTCCCTGGTGTAACAATCCTGTTCCTCTTTGATTAAAACAGCATTAACGCATATCCCAACACTATGCCCACCACAGCAAAATCCGGATCGCCAAAAGTTGTTCCATGGAATCCCATATTCTTTAACAGCGGTATCAGCAGGGCCGGTAGCAAAGTCAGCAAGATACCGTTGATAAATGCCCCGATCATCGCGCCACGCCGACCTCCGGTCGCATTACCATAGATAGCCGATGCCGCCCCGGTATAGAAGTGCGCAACCAGGCCAGGAATGATCACCGCCAGCCCGGCAAATGGCAGAATAAACATGGTGATCAACCCCCCGATGAAGCTGGCAATGAATCCAACAATCACGGCATTGGGAGACAGATCAAACAGAGCTGCCACATCCACCGCAGGGACACTGCCCGGGACTATCTTCTGCGCGATCCCCTTATAGGCAGGCACAATCTCATTGATAAACATCTTTACACCGGTCAGCACGATAAACAGTCCACCGGTGAAAGTGACTGCTTGTATGATGCTGAACAGCAACAGATCCGTACCTCCAGCCAAATGACGGGCAAATTCAGAGTCCGCCTTGAAGGTCACAATCAGAAACAGTACCAGCATGGTGATGGTAACCGAGACCATGGAGTCTTTGAGGAACATCAGCTTTTGAGGCATCTGCACCGTTTCGATCGAGTGATCCGGACTACCTACCCAGCGACCTACCATAGAGGCAATGAAATAGGATAGCGTCCCCGAGTGACCAATGGTGTACTCATCGCTGCCGATGATCCTGCGGCTGGGCTTTCTGAGAATAAAGGGAGCAATCGACATATAGAGACCGAGTATGATTGCCCCTATGATCACCATCCACAGGGATGAGATTCCGTGGCTGAACATGATGCAGGCCAAGACACAGGACATATAAACCAGAATGTGGCCCGACAGATATATATAACGAAGCCTGGTGAAGCGGGCGATCAGGATATTCATCATCATGCCGAACAGGACAATGAGAGCCGTCACCGAGCCGACCTTGGCAAGTGCCAGCCCCACCACGGCCTCATTACTTGGAATGATGCCCTCAATATGAAAACCGTTGGTAAAGAGTTGTCCGAAAATATCCAGATTGTGGCCAATGATTCCCCCGCCAAGGCGTAGCACCACAAACCCCATGATGGTCTTAATGGTGCCGGAGATCACTTCGGTCCAGGGCTTTTTCTGGATGCAGAGCCCGATAAAGGCCACGATTCCCAGCAGGATCGGGGGATTTCGAAAAATATCAGTAACTATGGTTAAAGCGTTCATGATTGAGTAAGACCCACATTGGTATAACATGTTACAGTTTTGGTGCACCTATATTCCGGTTATGCGTACTAAACTTCCAGTATTGATACTGCTGTTATGGGATCCGACTCACAATAAAAGGATTGAATGATTGTTTTAGTGACAAAGATCACATCAAATATGCGAGTAAACGTATGATTTCAGCAAAACATCAAATTGGCATACCAATAGGTGATTCATGACCCAGAATTTATCGACCACTGCTTTGCCTGAAGAGGTTCAGCAAGGACACTACTCCCGAGACAAGTTACGCCCCCGCATCGTGCACCTGGGATTTGGGGCCTTTCATCGCGCTCATCAGGCCCTGGTATTGGATCGCCTGCTGGAATCGGAGCAGGAGTGTGACTGGGGGTACTGCGAAGTGAACCTGTTTGGAGGCGAGCAGCTGATCCGGGATCTCCGGGCTCAGGATCACAGATACAGCGTGATGGAAATGGGGGCAGAGCAGAACACGACCCGTATCATAGGTAGTGTCTGTGCTTCACTTCACCCGGCTCTTGATGGCAGCGAGGCCATCCTGGAGCAGCTGGCCAGTGCGCAAACAGCGATCGTCTCTATGACTATCACCGAAAAGGGCTACTGCCTGAGCAGCGAGACTCACAAGCTTGATACAGCTAACCCCCTGATCGTGAGCGATCTGGAGCATCCGGGCTCTCCTCAATCCGCAGTCGGATACATAGTTGAATCGCTGCGGCGCCGACGGGAGCGCGCCCTCGGGGGCTTCACCCTGATGTCCTGTGATAATCTTCCGCAAAATGGAGTTCTGACCCGGCAGATGGTGCTCGACTACGCGGCTAAACTCGATACCAAGCTGGCGGGCTGGATTGACAAAGAGGTCAGCTTTCCCTCAACCATGGTGGATCGCATAGTGCCGGCCATCACAGAGGAATCCCTTGAACGCCTCACAGAAGCCCTGGGGGTCAATGATCCATGCGGGATCGCCTGCGAGCCCTTCCTGCAGTGGGTGATTGAAGATCGGTTTGTCGCGGGTCGACCTCAATGGGAGAAGGCGGGAGCTCAACTGGTTGAGAATGTTCTTCCCTTTGAGGAGATGAAACTTCGGATGCTCAATGGCAGCCACTCTTTTCTCGCTTATCTTGGCTACCTTGGTGGCTATCAGACGATTGCTGAAACCATGACGGATAGCAGCTATAAAGATGCGGCCTACCACTTGATGCTCAATGAACAGGCCCCCACCCTGACCCTGCCAGAGGGAGTCAGCTCCCGGGATTATGCCGATCGGCTGATCGAACGCTACTCTAATCCGGCGCTCAAGCACAGAACCTGGCAGATCGCGATGGATGGGAGCCAGAAACTGCCACAACGAATGCTGGAGAGTGTGCAGTGTCATCTTGAACGGGGCACAGAGTATCCCTGTCTGGCCTTAGGGATCGCGGGCTGGATGTTTTATGTCAGCGGCAGGGATGAGCTGGGCCAGCCGATAGATGTTCGCGATCCTCTCGCGGCTGAGCTCAAAACGATCTGCGATCGCTGTGGCCGCGACGCCATAGTTGTCCGGGAGCTTGTCAAACTCTCGGGAGTATTCCCAGCCACCCTTGCCAGTAATGCTGAGTTTATCCAAGCCATAACTGAGAGTTACCAGCAGCTCCTTGAGCGGGGGGCTCGCGGCGCTATCGCACAGCTCATCTCACATAAGGAGGGAGCATTATGAGACAGTTCATGGATGATGACTTCCTGCTGATGAGTGATACCGCGCGCCAGCTCTACCATGAGCACGCCAAGCCGCAACCGATCTACGACTATCACTGCCACCTGAACCCACAGCTGATCGCTGAAGATCACCAATTCAGTAACCTGGGGGAGATCTGGCTGGCTGGAGATCATTACAAGTGGCGGGCAATGCGCAGTGCCGGGATAGACGAGCAGCTGATCACAGGAAATAGCAGTGATAAGGCCAAGTATGATGCCTGGGCCAGGACGGTGCCTCAATGTATCGGCAACCCTCTCTACCACTGGACCCACCTTGAACTGAAGCGGCCTTTTGGGATCCGCGATACCCTGTTTGGCCCTCAGACTGCGGATCTCATCTGGCAACAATGCAACGAGATGCTGCAAACTCCCGAGTTCAGTGCACGGGGCATTATCAGCCAGATGAATGTTCGAATGATAGGAACGACAGATGATCCCATAGATTCTTTGCAGTATCACCGCATGATTGCCGATGATAACAGCATAGATGTCGATGTCGCACCCAGCTGGCGTCCGGATCGAGCCTTCAAGATCGAACAGGATGGCTTCAGCGATTACCTCAGGAGCCTGGGAGAGGTTTGTGATCTTGAGATCACAGATTTTGAATCCCTGACCCGGGCACTATCCAAACGCCTGGCCCATTTTGCACAACATGGCTGCCGCAGCGCCGATCACGGTATCGATCGGCTCAGGTTTGCTCAATGTGAAGATGAGAAGGTGCTCAACCGGATTATTCAAAAACGCCTGGGCGGAGAGACACTCTGTGAACTGGAGATCGCCCAATACAGTACTGCGGTACTGATCTGGCTGGGGCGTGAGTACCATAGGCTGGGCTGGGTGATGCAGCTACACCTGGGAGCACTGCGTAACAATAACAGTCGTATGCATCAAAAACTGGGACCGGACTGCGGATTCGATTCGATCAATGACAGAGCCATAGCCGAGCCCCTGTCGGCCCTGCTCAATACGATCGATTACGATGATAAGCTCCCTAAGACCATCCTCTACTGTCTCAATCCCAGGGATAATGAGGTATTAGCCACCATGATAGGAAATTTCCAGGGAGGCGGGATCCCGGGCAAGATTCAGTTTGGCTCGGGCTGGTGGTTCAACGATCAAAAAGATGGCATGGAGCGCCAGATGGAGCAGCTGGCACAACTCGGATTACTCAGCCGCTTTGTTGGCATGTTGACCGACTCCAGAAGCTTTCTCTCCTATACCCGTCACGAGTATTTCCGCCGGATCCTGTGTAACAAGTTAGGAAACTGGGTTGAGCAGGGAGAAGCCCCCAATGATCTAACCCTGCTTGGCAAGATGGTTGAAGATATAAGCTACAACAATGCCCTTAACTATTTTCGCCTGCCGGGAGAGACTCGATGACCCGGGTATCCCTGATGGGTGAATGCATGATTGAGCTTAATGGCACCCCATTCGCTGCCATGAATCAGACTTTTGGCGGAGATAGCTTCAATACGGCTCTATATCTGAGCAGACTGGCTCCCGATCTTGAGGTTGAGTACGTTACCGCCCTGGGAGAGGATGCGATCAGTGACGGAATGATTGAGCGCTGGCAGACAGAAGGGATCGATACCCGGAGTGTGCTGCGCGATCCACAACATCAACCCGGACTGTACCTGATTGAACTGGACCCTCAGGGGGAGCGCACCTTTCTCTACTGGCGAAGCGATTCTGCGGCCCGCTACCTGCTGCGTCATCCTGAATACCCCAGGGTGAAACAATTCATGAAAAGCAGCGATATCCTGTATCTGAGTGGTATTTCTGTGGCAATCCTCCCCGAAGATGATCGCCAACAGTTGCTGGAGGATCTGGAGGAGCTGTCCCGTAGTGGGGTCAAGCTGGTGTTTGACAGCAACTACCGTCCAGCCCTGTGGCAAGACCCGGCTAAGGCTCGGGATTGCTACCAGAGGCTCCTCTCTATCTGCAGCCTGGCGCTGGTGACCGATGATGATGAACAGCTCCTGTGGGGTGATGATGACGCCCAACAGATCATCTCGCGAATACATCAACAGGGTTGCCCTCAGATCATTCTCAAGCAGGGAGCTCAGGGCTGCATCTATAGTCACCAATCAGAGCAACAACATATTCCCACCCTCGAGATCGCCAACCCGGTGGATACCACTGCCGCAGGTGACTCATTTAATGCCGGATTTTTAGCGGGCTGGGCCCATGGACTTTCCCCCGCTGAGTGCTGCAAAAAGGGGCACGCTCTGGCAAAAGAGGTGATTAATCAGCGAGGTGCAATTATTCCACCGGCTAAGATGCAGCACCTCTGCCCGACTCAAGATTAAAGGAAACAAGATGAAACAATTAACCGAACAGCTGGCTGAGCTCAAAGTGATCCCGGTGATCGCCGTTGAGAATGCACAAGATATTATCCCCCTCGGAAAAGCGCTGGCAGACAATGGCTTGCCCGCGGCCGAGATCACCTTTCGCTCCGAGGCCGCCGCTGAAGCGATCCGATTACTCAGGGAATCTCAGCCCCGGATGTTGATTGGTGCCGGAACTGTACTCACGCCACAGCAAGTCCAGGCAGCCAGGGATGCCGGTGCCAGCTTCATCGTGAGCCCAGGGTTTAAC from the Dongshaea marina genome contains:
- a CDS encoding FCD domain-containing protein, with amino-acid sequence MQQRTTQPKRLYQQIGLELYQELARGLYPVGSRLPPERDIAERFGVSRTVVREALIMLELEQLIEVRKGSGVYVLAEPSSGKVKRSDFDPGPFEMLQARQLLEANVSEFAAAQVTKNDINQMRELLERAKQALRDGVYQDAVDADGEFHILIAKATQNTVLEQLVRELWEMREDSRMWVRLHDHFEEKDYWHTIEEHELILQALQRKDPAKAKHAMWQHLENVKRNMMRFSNIEAPDFDGFLFNDSPVRLSDKS
- the uxuA gene encoding mannonate dehydratase, with the translated sequence MEQTWRWYGPDDPVSLDDIRQAGATGVVTALHHIANGEIWPLDEIKARKALIEAKGMVWSVVESVPVHEEIKTRSGDWAKWIANYQQSIRNLAECGIDTVCYNFMPVLDWTRTDLGYQLPDGSRALRFDQVAFAAFELYILKRPGAEQDYSSQEQDQARSYYEQMSDRDISILTANIIAGLPGAEEGYTLSKFQGQLDRYQGIDKARLRENMRAFLTKIIPVCEEVGVRMAVHPDDPPRPILGLPRIVSTADDIAWLLEEIDSPANGITMCTGSYGVRADNELPEMIHRFGDRIYFAHLRSTQREQTPGSFHEASHLTGDVDMYQVVMELLRQEQLRQQKGDVRLIPMRPDHGHQMLDDLHKKTNPGYSAIGRLKGLAEVRGIELALKRAFFSPQ
- a CDS encoding mannitol dehydrogenase family protein; translated protein: MTQNLSTTALPEEVQQGHYSRDKLRPRIVHLGFGAFHRAHQALVLDRLLESEQECDWGYCEVNLFGGEQLIRDLRAQDHRYSVMEMGAEQNTTRIIGSVCASLHPALDGSEAILEQLASAQTAIVSMTITEKGYCLSSETHKLDTANPLIVSDLEHPGSPQSAVGYIVESLRRRRERALGGFTLMSCDNLPQNGVLTRQMVLDYAAKLDTKLAGWIDKEVSFPSTMVDRIVPAITEESLERLTEALGVNDPCGIACEPFLQWVIEDRFVAGRPQWEKAGAQLVENVLPFEEMKLRMLNGSHSFLAYLGYLGGYQTIAETMTDSSYKDAAYHLMLNEQAPTLTLPEGVSSRDYADRLIERYSNPALKHRTWQIAMDGSQKLPQRMLESVQCHLERGTEYPCLALGIAGWMFYVSGRDELGQPIDVRDPLAAELKTICDRCGRDAIVVRELVKLSGVFPATLASNAEFIQAITESYQQLLERGARGAIAQLISHKEGAL
- a CDS encoding peptidoglycan DD-metalloendopeptidase family protein — encoded protein: MNPSASFIQQLSSLSCAPIIPAELQFGPALILDLSPQSPMWQQLADPAQFETYVAQQMQQQQTQLCIGRYNEQRLIYQDKPQFSDSSDRTLHIGLDLGVPAGTAVMSPLDAEVHGFARHQQDGDYGPVIILKHKLPDLCFYTLYGHLSSCSLENISRGKQIRAGERFAAIGDRHENGGWAPHLHLQIIRDLEDYQGDYPGVVAPKEADFYLANCPDPNLLVRRQDL
- a CDS encoding PTS ascorbate transporter subunit IIC → MNALTIVTDIFRNPPILLGIVAFIGLCIQKKPWTEVISGTIKTIMGFVVLRLGGGIIGHNLDIFGQLFTNGFHIEGIIPSNEAVVGLALAKVGSVTALIVLFGMMMNILIARFTRLRYIYLSGHILVYMSCVLACIMFSHGISSLWMVIIGAIILGLYMSIAPFILRKPSRRIIGSDEYTIGHSGTLSYFIASMVGRWVGSPDHSIETVQMPQKLMFLKDSMVSVTITMLVLFLIVTFKADSEFARHLAGGTDLLLFSIIQAVTFTGGLFIVLTGVKMFINEIVPAYKGIAQKIVPGSVPAVDVAALFDLSPNAVIVGFIASFIGGLITMFILPFAGLAVIIPGLVAHFYTGAASAIYGNATGGRRGAMIGAFINGILLTLLPALLIPLLKNMGFHGTTFGDPDFAVVGIVLGYALMLF
- the uxaC gene encoding glucuronate isomerase, with the translated sequence MRQFMDDDFLLMSDTARQLYHEHAKPQPIYDYHCHLNPQLIAEDHQFSNLGEIWLAGDHYKWRAMRSAGIDEQLITGNSSDKAKYDAWARTVPQCIGNPLYHWTHLELKRPFGIRDTLFGPQTADLIWQQCNEMLQTPEFSARGIISQMNVRMIGTTDDPIDSLQYHRMIADDNSIDVDVAPSWRPDRAFKIEQDGFSDYLRSLGEVCDLEITDFESLTRALSKRLAHFAQHGCRSADHGIDRLRFAQCEDEKVLNRIIQKRLGGETLCELEIAQYSTAVLIWLGREYHRLGWVMQLHLGALRNNNSRMHQKLGPDCGFDSINDRAIAEPLSALLNTIDYDDKLPKTILYCLNPRDNEVLATMIGNFQGGGIPGKIQFGSGWWFNDQKDGMERQMEQLAQLGLLSRFVGMLTDSRSFLSYTRHEYFRRILCNKLGNWVEQGEAPNDLTLLGKMVEDISYNNALNYFRLPGETR
- a CDS encoding sugar kinase — encoded protein: MTRVSLMGECMIELNGTPFAAMNQTFGGDSFNTALYLSRLAPDLEVEYVTALGEDAISDGMIERWQTEGIDTRSVLRDPQHQPGLYLIELDPQGERTFLYWRSDSAARYLLRHPEYPRVKQFMKSSDILYLSGISVAILPEDDRQQLLEDLEELSRSGVKLVFDSNYRPALWQDPAKARDCYQRLLSICSLALVTDDDEQLLWGDDDAQQIISRIHQQGCPQIILKQGAQGCIYSHQSEQQHIPTLEIANPVDTTAAGDSFNAGFLAGWAHGLSPAECCKKGHALAKEVINQRGAIIPPAKMQHLCPTQD
- a CDS encoding MFS transporter; the encoded protein is MSVSQTLPLGRSGYYLKLFTLYSIVFLGSAGFFVTIPAYVELFMGHSQALIHTQMPLEQRRELFGIVMSLAPFISMFFAPLMARFSDRFGRKPLMAICLVIAAIGFALPVFAIAAGSIILLFIGNMLNSLGSASQPMAQAVLAEGSDGKHKATLMSLVAVVMTAAMSIGPAIGSKLTEIYGATAPFYACLLLALVNLSLLWSISSAPVASSQSESIWSLTRPLARSKSALLPSLGLVFICQFCWSLYFQSIAFILPEKWHLAVSGSFYQGLMTAIGIIMILSLLLLPQYLMTRWSLISCLRAALWVCGVGMLLLAVSPTPWLHALAMLPTAISAAILFPLYITRLSDSASQQDQGWAMALASAAIGLAWTLSGYLTAILANIYLLLPLLLAALGLFAANLLTRESR